A genomic stretch from Erigeron canadensis isolate Cc75 chromosome 9, C_canadensis_v1, whole genome shotgun sequence includes:
- the LOC122582178 gene encoding TATA box-binding protein-associated factor RNA polymerase I subunit B-like: MASGLGLECQVCGFVGLDDGSDGFFYCQRCGAQAEGIRDTAVDNDDMILTKDNVAGLVQRRVPAVKNEPLTQSQPASQFWEDLWTQVDDVKVGDGVGPTEPSDFGRGPRTLEYHDYYSELRIRYVMGVQIMIQLQMKALIETFKVHPIIVDLVQPIWMRFVASTKVFTDGWADQAIAESESQVQGETEIVGPRPRHKNEPHNLLGKRNVMIWYQSVSKTIPLCYSLVFSFLACHLAREAVLPTDIINWALEGKLPYFAAFVDIDKQMGPPTNACPLKSSLMFRPIQSISTQKLESLAGIIAHSIGLLLPPVNFYAIASRYLNQLSLPVETILPHACKIYEWSMPAELWISANDSRLPTRAYVLSLLIVSIRILYNIHGFGKWEMSLSGTLKNKDGNISKGTDIDVDEEKVDENNVAEMSDTSSSESDNDDSAADPCDKKVAPNLDATDILLVLHSKYSELIHTSDYCKDLESYLKYCKDVVFAGTELSFEDHEEAQIIEDLWNFYQKKEDYKPPECSPSSSSQLMRSPTCAQTGTKETKKPKNDNAKITLGPKESHKERAIRQMISNMEENHFTYIPPRTKVKRHDYLHYTRKKVNGAYAHAAHADYYILLRSCARVAQLDVRIMHAAVQNFERRLAWLEKNIQHCLPRMVYAEPCQFCNADDEPTHSVPDDEYVDFSKLNL, translated from the exons ATGGCTAGCGGATTGGGGTTGGAATGCCAAGTTTGCGGATTTGTGGGGTTGGATGATGGTTCAGATGGTTTCTTTTACTGCCAGCGTTGTGGTGCCCAAGCTGAGGGAATTAGGGACACTGCTgttgataatgatgatatgATTTTGACCAAAGATAATGTAGCGGGTCTGGTTCAAAGGCGTGTACCCGCTGTTAAAAATGAGCCACTCACGCAGTCCCAACCTGCTTCACAATTTTGGGAAGATTTATGGACCCAAGTAGACGATGTTAAAGTGGGTGATGGTGTGGGTCCAACTGAGCCTTCTGATTTCGGAAGAGGGCCTAGAACTTTGGAATATCATGATTATTACTCGGAACTTAGGATTAGGTATGTGATGGGTGTCCAAATAATGATTCAATTGCAGATGAAGGCTTTAATTGAAACGTTCAAAGTACATCCCATAATTGTTGACCTGGTTCAGCCCATTTGGATGAGATTTGTAGCATCAACTAAAGTTTTTACTGATGGATGGGCTGATCAGGCCATTGCTGAATCAGAATCTCAAGTGCAAG GGGAAACAGAAATTGTTGGGCCTAGGCCTAGACATAAAAACGAACCACATAATTTACTTGGTAAACGGAATGTAATGATATGGTACCAATCTGTGAGCAAGACAATACCATTATGTTATTCTCTGGTATTTTCTTTTCTGGCGTGCCATTTGGCAAGAGAGGCAGTCTTGCCGACAGATATTATTAACTGGGCACTTGAAGGAAAGCTTCCGTATTTTGCTGCTTTTGTTGATATAGATAAACAAATGGGACCCCCTACTAATGCCTGCCCGCTAAAATCAAGTCTTATGTTCAGACCTATACAATCCATATCGACCCAGAAACTTGAGTCATTGGCAGGCATCATTGCTCATTCAATAGGATTGTTATTACCTCCAGTCAACTTTTATGCAATTGCTTCCCGCTATCTCAATCAGTTATCTCTTCCAGTTGAGACTATCCTTCCTCATgcatgtaaaatatatgaatggtcTATGCCAGCCGAGCTGTGGATATCAGCTAATGATTCCAGGCTTCCTACTCGTGCTTATGTATTGTCTTTACTTATAGTTTCAATTAGAATTCTTTACAATATACATGGTTTTGGGAAGTGGGAAATGTCTTTGTCTGGCACCTTGAAGAATAAAGATGGAAACATTTCAAAAGGTACGGATATAGATGTTGATGAAGAAAAGGTCGATGAAAATAATGTTGCTGAGATGTCAGACACAAGCAGTAGCGAATCAGATAATGACGATTCAGCTGCAGACCCTTGTGATAAGAAAGTTGCACCGAACTTGGATGCTACAGATATTTTGCTTGTTCTTCATTCGAAATACAGTGAGCTCATTCATACAAGTG ATTATTGCAAGGATTTGGAATCGTATCTTAAGTATTGTAAGGATGTGGTTTTTGCTGGTACCGAACTGTCATTTGAGGATCATGAAGAAGCTCAGATAATAGAAGATCTATGGAATTTTTATCAGAAGAAAGAg GATTATAAACCACCCGAGTGCTCCCCTAGCTCCAGTAGTCAACTCATGAGATCTCCAACTTGTGCTCAAACTGGAACAAAAGAGACCAAGAAACCTAAAAATGACAATGCCAAAATCACCCTTGGCCCTAAGGAGTCCCATAAAGAAAGAGCAATCAGGCAAATGATATCAAACATGGAAGAGAATCACTTCACTTATATCCCTCCAAGGACCAAAGTCAAAAGACATGATTACCTACACTACACAAGGAAAAAGGTGAACGGGGCCTATGCACATGCTGCGCATGCAGATTATTACATTCTGTTGCGTTCTTGTGCACGGGTGGCTCAACTTGATGTGAGGATTATGCATGCCGCTGTGCAGAATTTCGAGAGGCGGCTTGCTTGGCTAGAGAAAAACATCCAACACTGCTTACCTCGAATGGTTTATGCTGAACCCTGCCAATTCTGCAATGCTGATGATGAGCCAACACATAGTGTTCCAGATGATGAATATGTGGATTTTTCCAagttaaacttgtaa
- the LOC122581361 gene encoding oligopeptide transporter 3, whose translation MSSKNDTVDEKQNVSECSVEEVALIVPETDDPTIPVMTFRAWTLGIGSCMVLIFLNTFFIYRTQPLAISAILMQIAVLPIGKFMAATLPKKEFKVLGRSFSLNPGPFNMKEHVIITVFANCGFSGGGGDAYSIGAITVMKAYYRQSLSFLCSLIIVLTTQILGYGWAGMLRRYLVDPVEMWWPANLAQVSLFRALHEKETKAQGMTRMRFFLIFLVLSFAYYALPGYLFPILTFFSWVCWAWPHSITAQQIGSGYHGLGVGAFTLDWAGISAYHGSPLVTPWTSILNVGVGFIMFIYIIVPVCYWKYNTFDAQKFPIFSNKLFTRTGHEYDTTQILTPQYDLNIAAYDSYGKLYLSPLFALSIGSGFARFTATLTHVALFHGGDIWKQSKSAVQNAKIDIHAKLMKSYKQVPQWWYLVLLFGSIALSLVMCFVYKEDVQLPWWGFLFAFALAFIVTLPIGVIQATTNQQPGYDIIAQFIFGYMLPGKPIANLLFKIYGRISTVHALSFLSDLKLGHYMKIPPRCMFTAQLVGTLVAGTVNLAVSWWMLENIENLCDIDGLHPESPWTCPKFKVTFDASVIWGLIGPERLFGPGGLYRNLVWLFLIGALLPVPVWVMSKIFPEKKWIPLINIPVISYGFAGMPPATPTNIASWLVTGMIFNYFVFKYKKQWWKKYNYILSAALDAGTAFMGVLLFFAFQNEGVELKWWGAKPDHCPLAKCPTAPGINVTGCPIF comes from the exons ATGTCATCCAAAAACGACACCGtcgatgaaaaacaaaatgtgtcCGAATGTTCAGTAGAAGAAGTAGCTTTAATCGTACCCGAAACCGACGACCCGACAATACCCGTAATGACATTTCGAGCATGGACACTTGGTATTGGTTCATGCATGGTTTTAATATTTCTaaacactttttttatttatagaacTCAACCATTGGCAATATCAGCGATTTTAATGCAAATCGCGGTATTGCCAATTGGTAAATTCATGGCAGCAACGCTGCCAAAAAAAGAGTTTAAAGTGTTAGGAAGGAGTTTTAGTCTAAACCCGGGTCCATTTAACATGAAAGAACATGTCATAATTACGGTTTTCGCGAATTGTGGTTtttctggtggtggtggtgatgcgTATTCGATTGGTGCAATTACTGTTATGAAAGCTTATTATAGACAAAGTTTGAGTTTTCTTTGTAGCTTGATTATTGTCTTGACTACTCAG ATATTAGGATATGGATGGGCAGGCATGTTGAGAAGGTATCTGGTTGATCCAGTGGAAATGTGGTGGCCTGCTAACCTTGCACAGGTTTCTCTATTTAG AGCCTTACATGAAAAAGAAACGAAAGCACAAGGCATGACAAGGATGCGGTTTTTCTTGATATTCTTAGTTCTGAGTTTTGCATATTACGCGCTTCCTGGCTATCTTTTTCCAATATTGACATTCTTTTCATGGGTTTGCTGGGCTTGGCCACATAGCATAACTGCACAGCAAATTGGGTCGGGTTACCATGGTCTAGGTGTGGGTGCATTCACCCTCGACTGGGCTGGTATTTCGGCTTACCATGGGAGTCCATTAGTCACACCTTGGACTTCTATTCTCAATGTTGGAGTTGGGTTCATcatgtttatatacattattgTTCCTGTGTGTTACTGGAAGTACAACACATTTGATGCCCAAAAATTCCCAATATTTTCTAACAAGCTGTTCACGAGAACTGGTCACGAGTATGACACCACTCAAATCTTGACACCACAATATGATCTAAACATCGCTGCTTATGACAGCTATGGCAAACTCTATTTGAGCCCATTGTTTGCGCTTTCCATTGGATCAGGATTTGCTAGGTTCACTGCAACACTCACGCATGTGGCTTTGTTTCATGGCGG GGACATATGGAAGCAGAGTAAATCTGCAGTGCAAAATGCAAAAATTGACATTCACGCTAAACTAATGAAGAGTTATAAACAAGTGCCACAGTGGTGGTACCTTGTGTTGTTGTTTGGAAGCATAGCCTTATCACTCGTCATGTGTTTTGTCTACAAAGAGGATGTGCAACTTCCATGGTGGGGTTTTCTCTTTGCATTTGCCCTGGCTTTTATCGTTACACTCCCCATTGGTGTCATTCAAGCTACTACTAACCAG CAACCTGGCTACGACATCATAGCACAGTTTATATTTGGGTATATGTTACCTGGAAAACCGATTGCCAACTTGCTTTTCAAGATCTACGGACGAATCAGTACAGTTCATGCTCTTTCTTTCTTATCGGATCTCAAGCTTGGACACTACATGAAGATCCCACCTCGATGCATGTTTACAGCTCAG cTAGTGGGTACTCTCGTTGCTGGGACAGTGAATCTTGCGGTATCATGGTGGATGTTGGAGAATATAGAAAACCTATGTGATATAGACGGACTTCACCCCGAAAGCCCATGGACATGCCCCAAGTTCAAGGTCACGTTTGATGCATCAGTTATATGGGGACTAATTGGACCAGAACGTCTATTTGGACCTGGTGGTTTGTATAGAAACCTTGTATGGCTGTTTCTAATTGGAGCATTGTTGCCAGTACCCGTGTGGGTAATGAGCAAGATTTTCCCTGAAAAGAAATGGATTCCTTTGATCAATATACCTGTCATATCGTATGGTTTTGCTGGAATGCCGCCAGCAACACCAACAAATATAGCAAGTTGGCTTGTCACGGGAATGatctttaattactttgtgTTCAAGTACAAGAAACAATGGTGGAAGAAATACAATTACATCCTATCTGCTGCACTTGATGCAGGGACGGCGTTCATGGGAGTTTTGTTGTTCTTTGCTTTTCAAAACGAGGGCGTTGAGTTGAAATGGTGGGGGGCAAAACCAGACCACTGTCCTTTGGCTAAGTGCCCAACGGCTCCTGGAATTAATGTCACGGGCTGCCCAATTTTTTAG